In Chitinophaga sp. HK235, a single window of DNA contains:
- a CDS encoding class I fructose-bisphosphate aldolase: MLSLEKISELLGKDSDILLQHESKTISRDLLHLPGPDTVNRIYQPSSRNPQVLRSLGQLFNSGRLAGTGYMSILPVDQGVEHSAGASFAKNPAYFDPENIVKLAIEGGCNAVASTFGVLAAVSRTYAHRIPFIVKINHNELLTYPNKADQVMYGTVQEAWNLGAAAVGATIYFGSDNADRQLVEVSQAFELAHELGMATILWCYLRNEAFKKDVDYHLAADLTGQANHLGVTIQADIIKQKLPEVNGGYKALNTGSSSYGKLDERIYTELTTTNPIDLCRYQVANCYMGRMGLINSGGASQGEADLADAVRSAVINKRAGGAGLISGRKAFQRPMNEGVALLNAIQDVYLSSAITVA; this comes from the coding sequence ATGTTATCCTTGGAAAAAATCAGCGAGTTGCTAGGTAAAGATAGCGATATACTTTTACAACACGAAAGTAAAACCATCTCCAGAGATTTACTGCATCTTCCCGGTCCGGATACCGTTAACCGAATTTATCAGCCTTCCAGCCGCAACCCGCAGGTATTGCGTAGTTTGGGACAGTTGTTTAATTCCGGCCGCCTCGCCGGAACGGGTTATATGTCTATCCTGCCAGTAGATCAGGGTGTGGAACATAGTGCAGGCGCATCTTTTGCTAAGAACCCCGCTTACTTCGATCCGGAAAACATTGTGAAACTAGCCATAGAAGGTGGTTGTAATGCTGTTGCCTCTACATTTGGCGTATTGGCAGCCGTATCCCGCACGTATGCGCATCGTATTCCCTTCATCGTAAAAATCAATCATAACGAACTGCTTACCTATCCTAACAAAGCAGATCAGGTAATGTACGGTACCGTGCAGGAAGCCTGGAACCTGGGCGCAGCAGCCGTTGGGGCAACTATCTATTTTGGTTCCGATAACGCCGACCGCCAGCTGGTGGAAGTGTCGCAGGCTTTTGAACTGGCCCATGAGCTGGGCATGGCCACCATCCTCTGGTGTTATCTTCGTAATGAAGCTTTTAAAAAGGATGTAGACTATCATCTGGCTGCCGATCTCACCGGACAAGCCAATCACCTGGGTGTCACTATACAGGCGGATATCATCAAACAGAAACTGCCGGAAGTAAACGGTGGCTACAAAGCCCTCAATACCGGCAGCTCCTCCTATGGTAAACTGGATGAACGTATTTATACCGAACTCACCACCACCAATCCGATAGACCTTTGCCGGTACCAGGTGGCCAACTGCTATATGGGGCGCATGGGACTTATTAATTCAGGCGGTGCCTCACAGGGAGAGGCAGATCTGGCAGATGCAGTAAGATCTGCTGTAATCAACAAAAGAGCTGGTGGTGCAGGCCTTATCTCCGGCCGCAAAGCATTCCAACGGCCTATGAATGAAGGCGTTGCCCTGCTGAATGCTATTCAGGATGTATATCTCAGTTCAGCCATTACCGTTGCATAA
- a CDS encoding NAD-dependent epimerase/dehydratase family protein — protein sequence MKTVFMTGVTGYIGGSVAARLIKAGYRVNGLARNEKDFPALISAGIQPVVGTLDDEAVIASAAASADAVINTASADNPYVVATILEALAGTDKKFIHTSGSSIAGDKAKGAYAIIEPFTFIPKNPRLEKAARVAIDRAVLAAGGHYMVICPTMIYGTGMGIKKESAQVPMLTEAARATACGVYIGTGENRWSNVHIEDLANLYLLVLEQAPSGSFYYAENGINSLKEIAAAISKSLGFGGKTKPLSIEEAITLWGMEGAHFGLGSNSIVSAVAARSLGWLPLHNNLLSTIVKTEHD from the coding sequence ATGAAAACAGTTTTTATGACCGGCGTCACCGGCTATATCGGCGGCTCAGTAGCGGCCAGGCTGATCAAAGCCGGCTACAGGGTAAACGGACTGGCAAGAAATGAAAAGGACTTTCCCGCATTAATATCAGCCGGTATACAACCGGTAGTCGGCACGCTGGATGATGAAGCCGTTATTGCCTCCGCAGCAGCATCTGCTGACGCAGTCATCAACACCGCTTCGGCAGACAACCCTTATGTAGTGGCCACTATCCTGGAAGCACTGGCCGGCACCGATAAAAAGTTTATCCATACATCAGGCTCCAGCATTGCAGGCGACAAAGCAAAAGGAGCCTATGCCATTATCGAACCATTTACCTTCATCCCTAAAAATCCAAGACTGGAAAAAGCTGCCCGTGTAGCGATAGACAGGGCCGTACTCGCCGCTGGCGGACATTATATGGTCATCTGCCCTACTATGATTTATGGTACCGGTATGGGCATCAAAAAAGAATCTGCACAGGTACCTATGCTTACCGAAGCCGCCAGAGCAACCGCTTGCGGCGTATACATCGGCACCGGTGAAAACCGCTGGTCCAACGTACACATAGAAGACCTGGCCAACTTATACCTGCTGGTATTGGAACAGGCCCCTTCCGGTAGTTTCTATTATGCCGAAAACGGTATCAACTCACTGAAGGAAATAGCTGCTGCCATCAGCAAATCGCTGGGCTTCGGTGGTAAAACAAAACCACTCTCCATCGAAGAGGCCATCACGTTATGGGGAATGGAAGGCGCCCACTTCGGGCTGGGGTCCAACAGCATCGTATCGGCAGTGGCCGCACGCAGCCTGGGCTGGCTACCCTTGCACAACAACCTGCTGTCTACTATTGTGAAGACTGAACATGATTAA